The Triticum aestivum cultivar Chinese Spring chromosome 5A, IWGSC CS RefSeq v2.1, whole genome shotgun sequence genomic sequence CAGAACACAGACTTCAGTTTGTGCAGGTGTGGTAGTCATATCCATGATTCAATGGTACAATTATACTTATAGCTGTAGTTGTTTATCCCACTCAAATGTGCCAGAATATCGGACGAGTCAAGCATGTTTTCTCCATCTGCACCCGCCTGAGAAAATACAAGCATGAACCTTAGTTTAGAAAATTACACGATTGCATTATCTTTTATTACTGAATGCATGGAGCAATGTAAAAGATGACTTGATGAGTACATGACCATATTTTATGCGTGATCATTAAATAAACTGGGCTGTTTCTGGTAAGATAAGACAAGTGTAATATACTAGAAGACTTACAATCTGTCCGTACTGTTCATGATTTTGGGAGCTTGATCTTGTTGCTTCACAAAGTTCATCGTTCTTTGCAAACCTTCCACGGACCCGGGGCCTGCTATCTGCTAAAGTTTTTCTGCAAGCATACTGCATTTTGTTGCGTGTCATCAGAATTGAATTGGTAAGATGCCTATGCAAGCAGTGCTTTGTCTGAGATGCTCCATATTACCTTTATTTTCTTGCTGAAGTTCCTCTCATTCCTTTTCTTTATGTACCTGTGGATCTTTTCCTTCCTCTGTTCAGCTGAAAGACGCACAACTTTGAAGGTGGAATCTTCTAAGCCTGAGGTTTCTGTTGGAGGTAATGTTGGTGGGCTTCCGTTGCATCCATTTATCAGGTCTTGGTTGTTCCCCCCATTCTGTTTAGAGGTCAGAGAGATTTCAAATATCATTTGTAAGCTAATTTTTTAGTTAAACACTTTTCTTTTACCAGCGCTACATGGAAGTTTGGTACTATCGTAGTTAAGCAGTATGGTATTAAATTGATTGTTAGGTTCCAGATGTTACCTGCATCTCTGCAGTGTTGCTGTAAGCCCCCTTCATGGAATCTGTGTCGCTATATGTTCTGGTCAGTCCTTCACCTTCCATCATCCTCTGATACTCACCGATGTCACTCATATCTAACACCACCATACCATTGCTATTAGCACTATTACCATTGAAGAATCCTACTTTTGATGCCTCTGTGTTGTAACTCGGGATCATTGCTCCTGTTTGCGGATACAGGGCACCATCCAGGCTCATGTACCCTCTGGCTAGTGCCGCCGTGAGGCACTCTTCATCACACCCTGGAGCAAGAGGCATAGAGATAGGTGCAGTGCTGCTCATTTGCATTGCCAGCAAGGGATCAGAACTCTGGGGAAGCCGTGATTGGCCGAATTGCTCTATGCTGGCCTCTCCGGCCGCAGCTTGATAGTATCCTGGTGCTGCAAGTGTCTCGTTGATCGGGGGAATGAGCTCGGTTTCAGGGCACGCGTtttgctcttcctcgagtagggcTGAGAGAGTAGAGTCAAAGCAGGGTAACGGGGAGAAGGGCATTTCTGGGATGTCATCGCTGTAGCTGCAGAGAGGAGGGGTGGCAGTGGAGGAGGATGAAACATCCTCAGAGGAGGCAGCAAACGGGCCGGAGGTAGAGGTCACTGCAGCAAGGAGGTTATCACCCAGGCCGTCATCACAGAAATCAAGTATGTGAGCAGCTATGGGGCTTGAGATCCCCTCCTGTAAATTTCAAAGGTGAAAAAACATGTGAGTACATTTTACCACACAACTTCTATTCTAATGAGAAATATTGTGTTAACATCATTCCGTATCAGTAAAGTCATGTATGTTCTTTGAGTACTAAGGCTGATAAGCATGCATGACGTTATGGCGTAAATCTGTTTATGTAGTTAACCGAGAAAGCAGTACTTTTTGTAAAATAATGAAAAGAATAAAGAGAGGATCAAAGACTATCATATATGCCCATCTGCCCTCTTCCGGATATAGTTACTGTTCTGTTTGAAGAGAAATCATCAAAGAATATTGTGAGCAAAAGCAACTCAAAAGTGTGGACATAAAAAGGTTGTGAAGATTAAGATGAAATTTTATTCTAAAAAAAAGAATAAGAAGGAAGATCTAAGAAACAAAAACACTGGGATTTTGGTAATTATAGTCAGGTACTTCCTCAGGTCCAGAATTAAAAGATTTTATCTCGATTTGGTGCTTTTGAATGCTGATTTCTGCATTGAAAGATTCCACCTAAGATTATTGTATCGTAcatgcagttagtaccaatgtccATTGCAGTTATCACCCAAGGAACAAGCATCGACAAGGTACCAGGAAGATGACATCATGAAACATTTTCAGAGCAATTGAAA encodes the following:
- the LOC123105902 gene encoding zinc finger protein CONSTANS-LIKE 4 isoform X1 gives rise to the protein MMKMFFQEDAPQPDEQLRIEGISSPIAAHILDFCDDGLGDNLLAAVTSTSGPFAASSEDVSSSSTATPPLCSYSDDIPEMPFSPLPCFDSTLSALLEEEQNACPETELIPPINETLAAPGYYQAAAGEASIEQFGQSRLPQSSDPLLAMQMSSTAPISMPLAPGCDEECLTAALARGYMSLDGALYPQTGAMIPSYNTEASKVGFFNGNSANSNGMVVLDMSDIGEYQRMMEGEGLTRTYSDTDSMKGAYSNTAEMQNGGNNQDLINGCNGSPPTLPPTETSGLEDSTFKVVRLSAEQRKEKIHRYIKKRNERNFSKKIKYACRKTLADSRPRVRGRFAKNDELCEATRSSSQNHEQYGQIAGADGENMLDSSDILAHLSGINNYSYKYNCTIESWI
- the LOC123105902 gene encoding zinc finger protein CONSTANS-LIKE 4 isoform X2; this translates as MLPDDDCITEGISSPIAAHILDFCDDGLGDNLLAAVTSTSGPFAASSEDVSSSSTATPPLCSYSDDIPEMPFSPLPCFDSTLSALLEEEQNACPETELIPPINETLAAPGYYQAAAGEASIEQFGQSRLPQSSDPLLAMQMSSTAPISMPLAPGCDEECLTAALARGYMSLDGALYPQTGAMIPSYNTEASKVGFFNGNSANSNGMVVLDMSDIGEYQRMMEGEGLTRTYSDTDSMKGAYSNTAEMQNGGNNQDLINGCNGSPPTLPPTETSGLEDSTFKVVRLSAEQRKEKIHRYIKKRNERNFSKKIKYACRKTLADSRPRVRGRFAKNDELCEATRSSSQNHEQYGQIAGADGENMLDSSDILAHLSGINNYSYKYNCTIESWI